A stretch of the Solanum dulcamara chromosome 6, daSolDulc1.2, whole genome shotgun sequence genome encodes the following:
- the LOC129892528 gene encoding serine/threonine-protein kinase STY13-like, with protein sequence MLEAPKFAGLIDLNESHDHYGLTQNFYHKLGEGSNMSIDSYGSLQMSNGGGSVAMSMDNSSVGSNDSHTRILNHQGLKRVHNNYSVAASVNKSKASHGLSDDALAKALMDSRFPTNGLENYDEWTIDLRKLNMGPAFAQGAFGKLYKGTYNGEDVAIKLLERPDNDLERAHLMEQQFQQEVMMLARLKHPNIVRFIGACRKPMVWCIVTEYAKGGSVRQFLTRRQNRSVPLKLAVKQALDVARGMEYVHGLNLIHRDLKSDNLLIAADKSIKIADFGVARIEVQTEGMTPETGTYRWMAPEMIQHRPYTQKVDVYSFGIVLWELLTGMLPFQNMTAVQAAFAVVNKGVRPTIPSDCLPVLGEIMTCCWDGNPDNRPPFSQVVRMLEAAETEILTKVRKARFRCCISQPMTTD encoded by the exons ATGTTGGAGGCTCCGAAGTTTGCAGGACTTATAGACTTGAATGAAAGTCATGATCATTATGGCCTCACACAAAATTTTTACCATAAACTTGGTGAGGGATCAAACATGTCAATTGACAGTTATGGGAGCTTGCAGATGAGCAATGGTGGAGGTTCAGTTGCAATGTCCATGGATAACAGCAGTGTTGGATCAAATGATTCGCACACTCGTATTTTAAACCATCAGGGTCTTAAGCGTGTCCACAATAACTATTCGGTTGCAGCTAGTGTAAATAAGAGCAAAGCTTCTCATGGGTTGAGTGACGATGCCCTAGCTAAAGCTTTAATGGATTCTCGATTTCCTACCAATGGGCTTGAGAATTATGATGAGTGGACAATTGATTTGAGGAAGCTCAACATGGGGCCAGCTTTTGCTCAAGGGGCTTTTGGGAAACTCTACAAGGGAACTTACAATGGTGAGGATGTTGCTATCAAGCTTCTAGAGAGGCCAGATAATGATCTTGAGAGGGCTCACTTGATGGAGCAACAGTTTCAACAGGAAGTTATGATGTTGGCAAGGTTGAAACATCCAAATATTGTTCGGTTTATTGGTGCATGCCGTAAACCCATGGTGTGGTGTATTGTCACTGAATATGCTAAAGGAGGATCAGTTCGTCAATTTCTCACTAGGCGACAAAATCGATCTGTGCCCTTGAAGTTAGCAGTGAAGCAGGCCTTGGATGTGGCAAGGGGTATGGAATATGTGCATGGCCTGAATCTGATACATCGTGACCTGAAATCTGACAACCTACTAATTGCTGCTGATAAATCAATCAAGATTGCGGACTTTGGGGTTGCTCGTATTGAGGTGCAGACAGAAGGAATGACACCAGAGACTGGAACATACCGCTGGATGGCTCC GGAGATGATCCAGCACCGACCGTACACACAAAAAGTTGATGTTTATAGTTTTGGCATTGTTCTGTGGGAGCTCCTAACGGGGATGCTTCCCTTCCAGAACATGACTGCTGTGCAGGCAGCTTTTGCAGTTGTCAACAAAGGTGTCCGTCCAACTATCCCCAGTGATTGTTTGCCTGTCCTGGGTGAAATCATGACTTGCTGCTGGGATGGTAACCCTGACAATAGACCACCCTTCTCTCAGGTGGTCAGAATGCTCGAGGCTGCAGAAACAGAGATCTTGACAAAGGTCAGAAAGGCCCGTTTCAGGTGCTGCATCAGTCAACCCATGACTACAGATTGA